A genomic region of Rhodococcus pyridinivorans contains the following coding sequences:
- a CDS encoding heavy metal translocating P-type ATPase, translating to MSQQVHEHTHEHAGHDRHAGHGAHGEMFRRRFWVSLILSVPVVVFSHMVAELFGYHLPDVPGVEWIPPVLGTVIFFYGGVPFLTGGWAELRSRRPGMMLLIAMAITVAFVASWATTLEVGGFDLDFWWELALLIVIMLLGHWLEMRALGSASGALEALAAMLPDTAEKVTDDGVVEVPLHEVSLDDVVLVRAGARVPADGTVIDGTAEVDESMVTGESKTVTRDVGDTVVAGTVATDSALRVRITAVGEDTALAGIQRMVADAQASSSRAQALADRAAAFLFYFAAIAGALTFVVWTLLGNLDEAVVRTVTVLVIACPHALGLAIPLVIAISTERAARAGVLVKDRLALERMRTVDAVLFDKTGTLTQGKHQVTGVVATAGIDEEHLLALAAAVEADSEHPVARAIVAAADARVPSAERMAVTDFRSLPGRGVRGLVDGVEVTIGGPSMLSSLQLSVPDDVAAVTDGWVRRGASVLHVASDGRVLGAVALEDTVRDESRQAVDALHARGVKVAMITGDAQQVADAVAADLGIDEVFAEVLPEHKDAKVAELQKRGHTVAMVGDGVNDAPALARADVGIAIGAGTDVAIESAGVVLAANDPRAVLSIIKLSHASYRKMWQNLLWATGYNVVAVPLAAGVLAFAGIAISPAVAAVLMSASTIVVALNAQTLRRLDLDPGHATDGRVSR from the coding sequence ATGTCCCAGCAGGTGCACGAACACACCCACGAGCACGCCGGTCACGATCGTCACGCGGGGCACGGCGCCCACGGCGAGATGTTCCGGCGACGGTTCTGGGTCAGCCTGATCCTGTCGGTGCCGGTCGTGGTCTTCAGCCACATGGTCGCCGAGCTCTTCGGCTACCACCTCCCGGATGTTCCGGGCGTCGAGTGGATCCCACCGGTGCTGGGCACCGTCATCTTCTTCTACGGCGGCGTGCCGTTCCTGACCGGCGGCTGGGCCGAACTGCGTTCCCGCCGACCGGGGATGATGCTGCTCATCGCCATGGCGATCACGGTGGCCTTCGTCGCGTCGTGGGCCACGACTCTCGAGGTCGGCGGTTTCGACCTGGACTTCTGGTGGGAACTGGCGCTGCTGATCGTCATCATGCTGCTCGGTCACTGGCTCGAGATGCGGGCGCTGGGTTCGGCCTCCGGAGCACTCGAAGCACTGGCCGCGATGTTGCCGGACACCGCAGAGAAGGTCACCGACGATGGTGTCGTCGAGGTGCCGTTGCACGAAGTGTCCCTCGACGATGTGGTGCTCGTGCGTGCCGGAGCGCGCGTGCCCGCCGACGGCACCGTCATCGACGGGACCGCCGAGGTCGACGAGTCGATGGTCACCGGTGAATCCAAGACCGTCACCCGCGACGTCGGCGACACGGTGGTCGCGGGCACCGTCGCCACCGACAGCGCGCTCCGGGTGCGGATCACGGCGGTGGGAGAGGACACCGCGTTGGCCGGCATCCAGCGCATGGTCGCCGATGCCCAGGCGTCCTCGTCCCGCGCGCAAGCGCTGGCGGATCGCGCCGCGGCCTTCCTCTTCTACTTCGCCGCGATCGCGGGTGCTCTCACCTTTGTCGTGTGGACGTTGCTCGGCAATCTCGACGAAGCGGTGGTGCGTACCGTGACCGTCTTGGTCATCGCCTGTCCCCATGCGCTGGGTCTGGCGATCCCGCTGGTGATCGCGATCTCGACCGAGCGCGCAGCGCGCGCGGGTGTGCTCGTCAAGGATCGGCTGGCACTCGAACGCATGCGCACCGTCGACGCAGTGCTGTTCGACAAGACCGGCACCCTCACGCAGGGCAAGCATCAGGTCACCGGTGTCGTCGCGACGGCGGGAATCGACGAGGAACACCTACTCGCCCTGGCAGCTGCGGTCGAAGCCGACAGTGAGCACCCGGTCGCGCGAGCCATCGTCGCCGCCGCCGATGCCCGCGTCCCGTCGGCCGAGCGGATGGCGGTGACGGACTTCCGCTCGTTGCCCGGCCGCGGCGTGCGCGGACTGGTCGACGGTGTGGAGGTGACGATCGGCGGACCGTCCATGCTGTCGTCCCTGCAGTTGTCGGTGCCCGACGACGTCGCCGCAGTCACCGACGGGTGGGTGCGACGTGGTGCATCGGTGCTGCACGTTGCCTCCGACGGTCGGGTGCTCGGAGCCGTGGCGCTCGAGGACACCGTGCGCGACGAATCGCGGCAGGCCGTCGACGCCCTGCACGCGCGGGGCGTGAAGGTCGCGATGATCACCGGTGATGCCCAGCAGGTGGCCGACGCCGTGGCCGCCGATCTCGGCATCGACGAAGTGTTCGCGGAAGTGCTCCCGGAACACAAGGACGCGAAGGTCGCCGAATTGCAGAAGCGCGGGCACACCGTCGCAATGGTCGGCGACGGGGTCAACGACGCGCCTGCCCTCGCGCGAGCCGACGTCGGTATCGCGATCGGAGCGGGCACGGACGTCGCGATCGAGTCGGCCGGTGTCGTCCTCGCCGCGAACGATCCGCGAGCAGTGCTGTCGATCATCAAGCTCTCGCACGCGAGTTACCGCAAGATGTGGCAGAACCTGCTGTGGGCAACCGGATACAACGTCGTCGCCGTTCCGTTGGCGGCCGGTGTGCTGGCCTTCGCCGGTATCGCGATCTCGCCGGCCGTGGCCGCGGTGCTCATGTCGGCGTCGACGATCGTCGTCGCGCTCAACGCGCAGACGCTCAGGCGCCTCGATCTCGACCCCGGGCACGCTACCGACGGACGAGTTTCCCGATAA
- a CDS encoding sensor histidine kinase, whose amino-acid sequence MTSHSPSTTSFGTRLFLALVAVVVGCAVSAWLVASALAPGIFHDHLGQAGIDHDSSQAAHVEEAFTWAIVLAWGLAVAIAVLLASAVSWYIARRIQRSLDTVTTSTAQIAGGRYDTRVPSPDLGHEFDELATSFNELARRLEATEITRRRMLADLGHEMRTPIATLDSYLEALEDGVRTLDDDTRQILRAATHRLTRLAQDITAVSRAEEHLTRIHRVPTTTSTLVATAVDAVREQYDGKGVTLQAEVVESAPVTVDPDRLGQVLANLLDNALRHTPAGGNVTVATRILGRGRTEITVTDTGAGIAPDHLDHLFDRFYRADTARDRNHGGSGIGLTIARALVEAHAGRIHAHSEGPGCGARFTLELPTASQA is encoded by the coding sequence ATGACGTCCCACTCCCCCAGCACGACGAGTTTCGGCACCCGCCTGTTCCTCGCGCTCGTCGCCGTCGTCGTCGGATGTGCCGTCAGCGCATGGCTCGTCGCGTCCGCTCTCGCCCCCGGGATCTTCCACGACCATCTCGGACAAGCGGGCATCGATCACGATTCGAGCCAGGCCGCCCACGTCGAAGAAGCCTTCACCTGGGCCATCGTCCTCGCGTGGGGTCTGGCGGTCGCGATCGCAGTGCTGTTGGCCTCGGCGGTCAGTTGGTACATCGCGCGACGGATCCAGCGTTCGCTCGACACGGTGACCACCTCCACCGCGCAGATCGCCGGAGGTCGCTACGACACCCGCGTCCCCAGCCCCGACCTCGGCCATGAATTCGACGAACTGGCAACCAGCTTCAACGAGCTGGCACGACGCCTCGAAGCCACCGAAATCACAAGGCGCAGAATGCTCGCCGACCTCGGGCACGAAATGCGCACACCCATCGCCACACTCGATTCCTATCTGGAAGCACTCGAGGACGGCGTCCGCACTCTCGACGACGACACCCGGCAGATTCTGCGAGCCGCCACCCACCGGCTGACCCGCCTGGCACAGGACATCACCGCGGTCTCCCGGGCGGAAGAGCACCTCACCCGCATCCATCGGGTGCCCACTACCACCAGCACCCTCGTCGCCACGGCGGTCGACGCGGTGCGCGAGCAGTACGACGGCAAAGGCGTGACGTTGCAGGCCGAGGTCGTCGAATCTGCGCCGGTGACGGTCGATCCCGACCGGCTCGGACAGGTGCTGGCGAACCTGCTGGACAACGCCCTACGGCACACACCGGCAGGAGGAAACGTCACCGTCGCCACTCGCATCCTGGGCCGCGGCCGAACGGAGATCACCGTGACCGACACGGGCGCCGGCATCGCGCCCGATCACCTCGACCACCTCTTCGACCGGTTCTACCGCGCGGACACCGCCCGCGACCGGAATCACGGCGGCAGCGGCATCGGCCTGACGATCGCGCGGGCACTCGTCGAAGCCCACGCCGGTCGCATCCACGCGCACAGTGAGGGACCGGGCTGCGGAGCCCGGTTCACTCTGGAACTGCCGACGGCGAGTCAGGCGTAA
- a CDS encoding SRPBCC family protein, translating to MAASVSDRFDIDATPEQVMRALEDVERIPEWSSAHKSVEVLTRDDDGRPLRIRMTLSLLGFSDTQTIEHSWTESSTSWTLVESGMQRSQDGEYALEQIARGTRVHVTMSLEPKVPVPGFVLKRGQKHAVEAVRKGLTEFVLSNYA from the coding sequence ATGGCGGCCAGCGTCTCCGACCGTTTCGACATCGACGCCACACCCGAGCAGGTGATGCGCGCCCTCGAGGATGTCGAGCGCATCCCCGAGTGGTCGTCGGCCCACAAGAGCGTCGAGGTGCTCACCCGGGACGACGACGGCCGGCCGCTCCGGATCCGCATGACCCTGTCGCTGCTCGGCTTCTCCGACACCCAGACCATCGAGCATTCGTGGACGGAGAGTTCGACGTCGTGGACGCTCGTCGAGAGCGGGATGCAGCGCAGCCAGGACGGGGAGTACGCCCTCGAACAGATTGCGCGCGGCACCCGGGTGCACGTCACCATGTCGCTCGAACCGAAGGTTCCGGTTCCCGGCTTCGTGCTGAAGCGCGGGCAGAAGCATGCGGTCGAAGCGGTCCGGAAGGGGCTGACCGAGTTCGTCCTGTCCAATTACGCCTGA
- a CDS encoding DUF305 domain-containing protein, with protein sequence MNKKTLAAGAIALAVTFAASACSDSGGDEATTATATSAPTSAEANSARFDQDDVMFSRMMIPHHAQAIEMSDMLLAKDGIPEPVRALAEQIKAEQQPEIEQFEAWLQEWGMPMRGDDAPGMNGHMSGMPSVSDMPGMDDMPHMDGMMSEQDMQALSDAQGVDAARLFLEQMIVHHEGAIEMAQDEIEDGQYPETVELARTIADTQQKEIDTMRQLLTTL encoded by the coding sequence ATGAACAAGAAGACTCTGGCTGCCGGTGCGATCGCGCTGGCGGTGACGTTCGCAGCGTCGGCGTGCAGTGATTCCGGTGGCGACGAAGCAACCACGGCGACCGCCACTTCGGCCCCGACATCCGCCGAGGCGAACTCCGCGCGGTTCGACCAGGACGATGTGATGTTCTCGCGCATGATGATCCCGCACCATGCGCAGGCCATCGAGATGAGCGACATGCTGCTGGCAAAGGACGGCATCCCGGAGCCGGTGAGGGCGCTGGCCGAGCAGATCAAGGCAGAGCAACAACCCGAAATCGAGCAGTTCGAGGCATGGCTCCAGGAATGGGGCATGCCCATGCGCGGTGACGACGCTCCTGGAATGAACGGCCACATGTCCGGCATGCCATCTGTCTCGGACATGCCGGGTATGGACGACATGCCGCACATGGACGGGATGATGAGCGAGCAGGACATGCAGGCACTGTCCGACGCGCAGGGCGTCGACGCGGCCCGCCTGTTCCTGGAGCAGATGATCGTCCACCATGAGGGAGCGATCGAGATGGCGCAGGACGAGATCGAGGACGGGCAGTACCCCGAGACCGTCGAGCTGGCCCGCACCATCGCCGACACCCAGCAGAAGGAAATCGACACGATGCGTCAGTTGTTGACCACTCTGTAG
- a CDS encoding SDR family oxidoreductase — translation MAEQDVHTNKTDQLKFQDPTTRYPSISPPKQDQPEPGLDADMVPKADIGEFSYRGTGRLEGRKALITGGDSGIGAATAIAFAREGADVAISYLPDEEPDAKNVARIISESGRKAITLPGDLTDASFCSDVVDQAVEQLGGLDILVNNAGKQIAVEGLDDLPDDQLEQTFQVNILAMFRTTRAALKHLQPGSTIINTTSIVAYQPSPALIDYSSTKAAINNFTKNMATQLAEKGIRVNAVAPGPIWTPLQPSDGQPKEELPEFGQNTPLGRAGQPTELAPAYVFLASPESSYVVGATIHVNGGMPSP, via the coding sequence ATGGCTGAGCAAGACGTGCACACTAATAAGACCGATCAACTGAAGTTCCAGGACCCGACTACTCGCTATCCGTCCATCTCGCCTCCGAAGCAGGACCAGCCCGAGCCGGGCCTCGACGCCGACATGGTGCCCAAGGCCGACATCGGCGAGTTCTCGTATCGAGGCACTGGCCGGCTCGAAGGACGTAAGGCACTGATCACCGGTGGTGACTCGGGCATCGGTGCCGCTACCGCCATCGCATTCGCGCGGGAGGGCGCCGACGTCGCGATCTCGTACCTGCCGGATGAGGAACCTGACGCAAAGAACGTCGCTCGCATCATCAGCGAGAGTGGTCGTAAGGCGATCACGCTTCCCGGTGATCTGACGGACGCCTCGTTCTGCTCCGACGTCGTCGACCAGGCGGTCGAGCAGCTCGGCGGCCTCGACATCCTGGTCAACAATGCCGGAAAGCAGATTGCGGTCGAAGGGCTGGATGATCTGCCCGACGATCAGCTCGAGCAGACTTTCCAGGTGAACATCCTCGCGATGTTCCGCACCACGCGCGCGGCGTTGAAGCATCTGCAGCCGGGTTCGACGATCATCAACACCACCTCGATCGTGGCGTACCAGCCGTCGCCGGCGTTGATCGACTACTCGTCGACCAAGGCTGCGATCAACAACTTCACGAAGAACATGGCGACCCAGCTGGCGGAGAAGGGCATCCGCGTGAACGCGGTTGCGCCCGGACCGATCTGGACGCCGTTGCAGCCGTCGGACGGTCAGCCGAAGGAAGAGCTGCCCGAGTTCGGGCAGAACACTCCGCTGGGACGTGCGGGGCAGCCGACCGAACTGGCACCCGCCTACGTGTTCTTGGCGTCACCTGAGTCCAGTTATGTAGTGGGCGCGACGATCCACGTCAACGGCGGGATGCCCTCGCCGTAG
- a CDS encoding sugar transferase, which yields MSTRWSWQKSYVNTLFVTDALVVVLAIALAHVMRFGQDSLVTMDGVGTLSYTLISVAFGAAWIAFLSLFRTRSRRVIGAGFEEYQRVVSATLNLFGLVAIVALIFRMELARGYLAIALPAGLAGLLFFRWVWRRAVARRRRKGEFTTSVLVVGGARAVRHMAGTFQRRSGEGYRVVGVCVPRYSGVPGESIDVDGRQIPIHGDENTVVEALRASGADTVAVTATETLGHEGIRDLLWQLEPERADLVVATGVVDVAGPRIEMRPVAGLPLIHVEKPSYHGAKRSGKRLFDLAFSLAALLCLAPVFAVVALLIKLEDGGPIFYKSERIGIDGTPFGMIKFRSMVQNADKMVDKLLDQNEGAGLLFKMREDPRVTRVGRVLRRFSIDELPQFINVVRGEMSVVGPRPPLRREVESYDGRVKRRLLVRPGVTGLWQVSGRSDLSWDESVRLDLSYVENWSMVSDVLIIMKTVKAVVASEGAY from the coding sequence ATGTCCACCAGGTGGAGCTGGCAGAAGTCCTACGTCAACACTCTGTTCGTCACCGACGCTCTGGTCGTCGTGCTTGCTATCGCGCTCGCGCATGTGATGCGGTTCGGGCAGGATTCGCTCGTCACCATGGACGGCGTCGGAACGCTGAGTTACACGCTGATCTCCGTTGCGTTCGGCGCGGCGTGGATCGCATTTCTTTCCCTGTTCCGTACCCGCTCCAGGCGGGTCATCGGCGCCGGATTCGAGGAGTACCAGCGCGTCGTCTCTGCGACGCTCAATCTCTTCGGTCTCGTTGCCATCGTGGCGCTCATCTTCCGGATGGAGCTCGCGCGCGGCTATCTCGCCATCGCTCTGCCCGCCGGCCTCGCGGGACTGCTGTTCTTCCGGTGGGTCTGGCGACGAGCTGTCGCACGTCGTCGCCGGAAGGGTGAATTCACGACGTCGGTGCTGGTGGTGGGTGGCGCCCGCGCAGTTCGCCACATGGCCGGCACATTCCAGCGCCGCAGCGGCGAGGGTTATCGCGTGGTGGGCGTGTGCGTGCCGCGGTATTCCGGTGTGCCGGGCGAGAGCATCGATGTGGACGGACGGCAGATCCCGATCCACGGCGACGAGAACACCGTCGTCGAAGCGTTGCGTGCTTCGGGTGCCGACACCGTCGCGGTGACCGCCACCGAGACCCTCGGCCACGAGGGCATCCGCGACCTGCTGTGGCAGCTCGAACCCGAGCGCGCCGATCTGGTGGTGGCGACGGGCGTCGTCGATGTCGCTGGCCCGCGCATCGAGATGCGCCCGGTTGCCGGGTTGCCGCTGATCCATGTGGAGAAGCCGAGTTATCACGGTGCGAAGCGCAGCGGGAAACGTCTGTTCGACCTCGCCTTCTCGCTCGCCGCGCTGCTGTGTCTGGCTCCGGTCTTCGCTGTCGTAGCGCTGCTCATCAAGCTCGAGGATGGCGGCCCGATCTTCTACAAGTCCGAGCGGATCGGTATCGACGGCACCCCGTTCGGAATGATCAAGTTCCGCTCGATGGTGCAGAACGCCGACAAGATGGTCGACAAGCTGCTCGATCAGAACGAGGGCGCCGGCCTGCTCTTCAAGATGAGAGAGGATCCGCGCGTGACTCGTGTCGGCCGGGTCCTGCGCCGGTTCAGCATCGACGAGCTGCCGCAGTTCATCAACGTCGTGCGCGGCGAGATGAGCGTGGTGGGTCCGCGCCCGCCGCTGCGTCGCGAGGTCGAGAGTTATGACGGGCGGGTCAAGCGTCGTCTGCTGGTGCGTCCCGGTGTGACGGGCCTCTGGCAGGTCAGTGGCCGTTCGGATCTGTCGTGGGACGAGTCGGTGCGTCTGGACCTGTCGTATGTGGAGAACTGGTCCATGGTCTCCGACGTGCTGATCATCATGAAGACCGTGAAGGCGGTCGTCGCCAGCGAAGGCGCGTACTGA
- a CDS encoding aspartate dehydrogenase domain-containing protein, with the protein MRQLAPEEIEHRPIAVCVVGTGAIGQTVIDALRDDVVPHVSLAAMLDSRSSPEEASAAFDVADIVVEAATVDAARALIPEVVKRGKDIIVCSCGVFAERGFDVEPFGSGPGRVLLPTGAIGGFDVLAAATRAGSRDARLTHTTIKRPSALGIEERPDAERTVFRGSAREAALAFPRTSNSSVALALATLGLDRVEVVVVADPAAANTRHVVEWESPLGRYELTFENAIDSASSGRTSAITAWSVIEVLAALPLGIGPGAVVLGPPHRS; encoded by the coding sequence GTGAGGCAACTGGCACCCGAAGAAATCGAACATCGTCCGATAGCAGTGTGCGTTGTCGGGACCGGCGCGATCGGACAGACGGTGATCGACGCCCTGCGCGACGACGTGGTGCCGCATGTGAGCCTCGCGGCCATGTTGGACTCACGAAGCAGCCCTGAGGAGGCCTCCGCCGCATTCGACGTCGCCGACATCGTGGTGGAAGCTGCCACGGTCGACGCCGCTCGAGCCCTGATACCCGAGGTGGTGAAACGCGGTAAGGACATCATTGTCTGTTCGTGCGGCGTCTTCGCCGAGCGCGGCTTCGATGTGGAACCGTTCGGCTCCGGACCAGGACGTGTACTGCTCCCGACGGGCGCTATCGGCGGCTTCGATGTTCTGGCCGCAGCGACACGTGCAGGAAGCCGCGATGCACGCCTCACCCACACCACGATCAAACGACCGAGTGCGCTCGGCATCGAAGAACGTCCGGACGCAGAACGCACCGTTTTCCGAGGATCGGCGCGAGAAGCCGCCCTGGCCTTTCCGCGAACCTCGAACTCGTCGGTGGCTCTCGCCCTCGCGACGCTCGGGCTCGACCGGGTAGAGGTGGTGGTCGTTGCCGACCCCGCCGCTGCAAACACGCGCCACGTCGTCGAGTGGGAGTCGCCGCTCGGCCGGTACGAGCTGACGTTCGAGAACGCGATCGACTCGGCATCGAGCGGTCGCACGTCTGCGATCACGGCGTGGTCGGTGATCGAGGTTCTTGCTGCGTTACCGCTCGGGATCGGTCCCGGCGCGGTCGTGCTCGGGCCTCCCCATAGGTCGTAG
- a CDS encoding MBL fold metallo-hydrolase has translation MSRRSFEFGRLRTAAIVGSGVLALALAGCSTGESAAQDTVQETTVSDGSASDSAHPAADAPAEGEMRVTLLGTGSPVPSTERYGMSTLVQANGLNLVFDAGRGATVRLTQAGVPVGQVDAVFLTHFHSDHINGLSDLWMSSYVPALGGREGAFQLYGPVGVRNIGDGMQSTYRNDIDVRVADKEVDPATTPIESHEFAEDGVVFDQDGVTVTMFTVEHDPVGAIQPAVGYRVDYAGKSVLISGDTVPTENVLKFGEGVDVLVHEVADFEDPSALPSVYAHHTNPQQAGDIFEQTQPKMAVYSHIVNGIPGRVPGISDEMLVERTRENYDGPLTVGTDLMTFLITDDEVRVDN, from the coding sequence GTGTCACGACGCTCATTCGAATTCGGCCGACTCCGCACTGCGGCAATAGTGGGGTCGGGTGTGCTTGCGCTCGCCCTCGCAGGCTGCAGCACCGGAGAATCCGCTGCTCAGGACACGGTCCAGGAAACGACGGTCTCGGACGGCTCTGCCTCGGACTCTGCCCACCCCGCGGCCGACGCTCCCGCCGAGGGAGAGATGCGCGTGACGCTGCTCGGCACGGGCAGCCCGGTGCCGAGCACCGAGCGCTACGGCATGTCCACGCTGGTCCAGGCCAACGGTCTGAACCTCGTCTTCGATGCGGGGCGCGGAGCCACAGTCCGCCTGACGCAGGCCGGCGTTCCGGTCGGTCAGGTCGACGCCGTCTTCCTCACCCACTTCCATTCCGACCACATCAACGGTCTGTCCGACCTCTGGATGAGCAGCTACGTCCCGGCACTCGGTGGGCGCGAGGGCGCCTTCCAGCTCTACGGACCCGTCGGCGTCCGGAACATCGGCGACGGAATGCAGAGCACCTACCGCAACGACATCGACGTGCGCGTCGCGGACAAGGAAGTCGATCCCGCGACCACGCCGATCGAATCGCACGAGTTCGCAGAAGACGGCGTCGTCTTCGACCAGGACGGCGTCACCGTCACGATGTTCACCGTGGAGCACGATCCGGTCGGTGCGATCCAGCCGGCGGTCGGCTATCGCGTCGACTATGCGGGCAAGTCGGTGCTCATCAGCGGCGACACTGTTCCCACCGAGAACGTCCTGAAGTTCGGTGAAGGCGTCGACGTGCTGGTGCACGAGGTCGCCGACTTCGAGGATCCGTCGGCGCTCCCCAGCGTGTACGCGCATCACACGAACCCGCAGCAGGCAGGCGACATCTTCGAGCAGACCCAGCCGAAGATGGCCGTGTACAGCCACATCGTCAACGGCATCCCCGGCCGCGTCCCCGGCATCTCGGATGAGATGCTCGTCGAACGCACCCGCGAGAACTACGACGGCCCACTGACCGTCGGCACCGACCTGATGACCTTCCTCATCACCGACGACGAAGTGCGCGTCGACAACTGA
- a CDS encoding helix-turn-helix domain-containing protein — protein sequence MSIEAITWALERAEIPSPTPPGMPSAPALTVVLLGLANHASRHGADAYPSVRKLAGYARISERQVQRCLKALAALGLISKGDQERIAATIPREDRRPVLYNLSMKRGDTSSPRSSERGDKTERRGVTGTTERGDTPVARTVLEPRNEPAALPHPTNLTRDATCEQQPFPIDRLATACRRAGLSARFDTLTPAKRTLVEQSIDTHGVDALVRAALERHRPWDPARSAAAWIPLWQSLQPPRPKLPPRCGRCDEYGWLPDDEFGRAVRCPCRQVTSHRIATPPRETMLLAA from the coding sequence GTGAGCATCGAAGCGATCACCTGGGCGCTCGAACGCGCCGAAATTCCGTCCCCCACGCCACCCGGCATGCCCTCGGCACCAGCGCTGACAGTCGTGCTGCTCGGCCTGGCCAATCATGCGTCCCGACATGGCGCGGATGCGTATCCGTCCGTGCGAAAGCTCGCCGGGTACGCCCGCATCAGCGAACGCCAGGTGCAGCGTTGCCTGAAAGCGCTCGCCGCTCTCGGCCTCATTTCCAAAGGCGATCAAGAGCGGATTGCGGCGACAATTCCTCGCGAAGACCGCCGCCCCGTCCTGTACAACCTGTCGATGAAGCGGGGTGACACGTCGTCACCCCGCAGCTCTGAACGAGGTGACAAGACGGAGCGCCGCGGGGTGACAGGAACGACCGAGCGGGGTGACACCCCGGTCGCCCGAACCGTTCTTGAACCAAGAAATGAACCTGCTGCACTTCCCCACCCGACAAATCTCACCCGCGATGCAACTTGTGAGCAGCAGCCATTTCCCATCGACCGATTGGCCACGGCGTGCCGCCGGGCCGGCCTGTCTGCACGGTTCGACACCCTGACACCAGCGAAGCGCACCCTCGTCGAGCAATCGATCGACACTCACGGCGTGGATGCTCTCGTCCGCGCCGCGCTCGAACGTCATCGACCATGGGACCCGGCTCGCTCCGCAGCTGCATGGATTCCGCTCTGGCAGTCGCTGCAACCACCCCGCCCGAAACTCCCGCCACGATGCGGTCGGTGCGACGAGTACGGCTGGTTGCCCGACGACGAATTCGGACGTGCAGTGCGATGCCCATGCCGCCAAGTGACGTCGCACAGGATTGCCACTCCGCCCCGGGAGACGATGCTCTTGGCAGCATGA
- a CDS encoding response regulator transcription factor, with product MVVEDEGSLAKLVGSYLERDGFDVTITGDGSEAVTLARQVDPDILVLDLGLPGLDGIEVCRQLRTFSDAYVVMLTARTEEVDTLIGLSVGADDYLTKPFSPRELMARIQAMLRRPRTTARVVASARREARTFGELSLDVDGREVAVRGTPVALTRTEFDVLAALAQDPGVVFTRAQLIAAVWGQNWVGDDHLVDVHIGHLRRKLGDDANQGRFVRTVRGVGYRMGTGR from the coding sequence ATGGTCGTCGAGGACGAGGGGTCGTTGGCGAAGCTCGTGGGTTCGTATCTCGAACGCGACGGCTTCGACGTGACGATCACCGGCGACGGATCCGAGGCCGTGACCCTCGCGCGGCAGGTCGACCCCGACATCCTGGTGCTCGACCTCGGCCTACCCGGACTCGACGGTATCGAGGTGTGCCGGCAGCTGCGAACCTTCTCCGACGCGTACGTCGTGATGCTCACCGCGCGCACCGAGGAAGTCGACACCCTGATCGGTCTGTCCGTCGGGGCAGACGACTACCTGACGAAGCCGTTCAGCCCGCGCGAACTCATGGCCCGCATCCAAGCGATGCTGCGTCGTCCCCGGACCACCGCGCGGGTCGTAGCGTCCGCGAGGCGGGAGGCGCGGACGTTCGGGGAGCTGTCCCTCGACGTCGACGGACGGGAGGTCGCCGTGCGCGGCACGCCGGTCGCACTCACCCGCACCGAGTTCGACGTCCTCGCTGCCCTGGCGCAGGACCCGGGAGTCGTGTTCACCCGTGCTCAGCTCATCGCGGCCGTCTGGGGGCAGAATTGGGTCGGTGACGACCACCTCGTGGATGTGCACATCGGGCATCTGCGCCGCAAACTCGGCGACGACGCGAACCAGGGACGTTTCGTGCGCACCGTCCGCGGCGTCGGCTACCGGATGGGAACAGGACGATGA